The Bacteroidales bacterium DNA window CAGGAAGAGATTGACAATTTCCAGGTCAATTATCCGGGATGTACGGAGATTGAGGGAGATGTTTATATTGGTGATTGGATGTCGGGGAGCAGCATTACCAACCTCAATGCATTAGGTATGTTAACTTCTGTCGATGGTAGTTTACATATTGGCCATAATCCATCCTTGACTAGCCTGATAGGGCTGGACAATTTGAATGCTATCGGTGGTGATCTCTGGATTTATTGGAATGCCATGACCAGCCTGACAGGGCTGGACAATTTGAGTTCCATCGGGGGTGATTTTGGCATTTGGGACAACGATGCCCTGACCAGCCTGGCGGAGTTGGACAATTTGAGTTCCATCGGGGGTATTCTTCGCATTGCTGAGAACTATTCCTTGACCAGCCTGACGGGTTTGGATAACATCAATGCTGGCTCCATCACAGATTTATATGTTTATAACAATGCTTCGCTATCCAACTGTGAAGTGCAAAGCATTTGTGATTATCTGGCAAACCCTAACGGTTCTGTAGATATTTATGGAAATTCTGATGATTGCAATAGCCCAATTGAAGTAGCAGGTTCTTGTGGAGTTATGGTTCCTTGTTTACCTTTCGGCAATTACCATTTTACAACTCAATTCGAGATAGATAGTTTTCAGTCTGATTTTCCCAACTGCTCAGATTTACAAGGTTATGTTACTATTTGTGGGAGCGATATAATGAATTTGGATGGGCTGAGTGTGCTGACTTCCATTGAGGCTGATCTTGATATCTATTCCAATGACAATCTAATAAGCCTGATGGGGCTGGATGGTTTGATCACGATTGGGGGCAGTCTCATAATTGGTGATTTTTATGAGGGTGGTAATCCTTTACTTACCAGTTTAACGGGTCTAGAAAGTTTGACTTCTATCGGGGGTGATCTTGATATTTATTCCAGCAATGCTCTGATCAGCCTGAACGGATTGGAAGGGTTGACTTCCATTGGGGGAGGTCTGACAATTGGAAGTGATTATCAGGGTGGACTTCCTTCGCTCACCAGTTTAACAGGGCTGGAAGGGTTGACTTCTATAGGAGGTGATGTTGAAATTGGTGGCAACATTGTCCTGACCAGCTTGACAGGATTGGAAAATTTGACTTCCATCGGGGGTAATCTTGATTTAATGGGTAACTCTACCTTGACCAGCCTGTCAGGGCTGGACAATGTGACTTCAATCGGTAGTAGCCTGGGAATTATAGGAAACTCTGGTCTTACCAGCCTGACAGGATTGGAAAATTTGACTTCCATTGGGGGTATGCTTTATTTATCAGGCAACTCTTCTCTGACAAGCCTGATGGGGATGGACAATGTGACTTCAATCCTGGGTAGTCTTTGGATTAAGGAAAACACTGCACTAACAAGCCTGACAGGGCTGGAAAATTTGACCTCCATCATGGGTTTCCTGTGGATTTCGTATAACACTGCCCTGACCAGCTTAATGGGCTTATCAGGTTTGACTTCCATAGGGGGAAACAGTTTTCAAATTTGGGGTAATACCGCCCTGACTACTCTGACGGGGCTGGACAATATTGATGCGGGTTCCATAAATGATATACACATCTATGATAACCAATTATTATCAACTTGTGAAGTGCAAAGCGTTTGTGATTATCTGGCAAGCCCTAATGGTACTGTTTCAATTTTTAGTAAT harbors:
- a CDS encoding T9SS type A sorting domain-containing protein, coding for MKKLIFLLVALVEMNGANAQWFPLNSGATNGLSSVYFTDEDTGYAVGWNGAILKTTDGGYNWENQVSGTTNSLASVYFTNTNTGFVVGDSGTILKTTNGGIVWEALESGTSEPLSSVHFPDTETGYVVGNGAIILKTTDGGEIWTSQYWGTQTLTWLNTVHFTDSNTGYACGGQLGGCLQQNGIILKTTDGGVEWTLSLLFGIEYGVLYSLSAVDSNTVFAIGSSEEGPAHTDLVTTIDGGINWSAIYISGSQTRSVFFIDSQTGFVVGRESEDGDGTVLKTTDGGLTWMEQPVGIPVWLNSVHFPTQNTGYIVGDNGIILKTTNGGNLAGCLPEGITFTTQEEIDNFQVNYPGCTEIEGDVYIGDWMSGSSITNLNALGMLTSVDGSLHIGHNPSLTSLIGLDNLNAIGGDLWIYWNAMTSLTGLDNLSSIGGDFGIWDNDALTSLAELDNLSSIGGILRIAENYSLTSLTGLDNINAGSITDLYVYNNASLSNCEVQSICDYLANPNGSVDIYGNSDDCNSPIEVAGSCGVMVPCLPFGNYHFTTQFEIDSFQSDFPNCSDLQGYVTICGSDIMNLDGLSVLTSIEADLDIYSNDNLISLMGLDGLITIGGSLIIGDFYEGGNPLLTSLTGLESLTSIGGDLDIYSSNALISLNGLEGLTSIGGGLTIGSDYQGGLPSLTSLTGLEGLTSIGGDVEIGGNIVLTSLTGLENLTSIGGNLDLMGNSTLTSLSGLDNVTSIGSSLGIIGNSGLTSLTGLENLTSIGGMLYLSGNSSLTSLMGMDNVTSILGSLWIKENTALTSLTGLENLTSIMGFLWISYNTALTSLMGLSGLTSIGGNSFQIWGNTALTTLTGLDNIDAGSINDIHIYDNQLLSTCEVQSVCDYLASPNGTVSIFSNAPGCNNQNQVLEACLIPVEEIAGETGIRIIPNPARDVITVSWPMLTGNALLTLFNITGEKLIEKQIIRAETQLDISALSRGVYFVRVQGEKLAEVAKIIKE